The proteins below come from a single Cylindrospermopsis raciborskii Cr2010 genomic window:
- the dnaJ gene encoding molecular chaperone DnaJ: MARDYYEILGVSRDADKEQIKQAYRRQARKYHPDVNKEPGAEEKFKEINRAYEVLSEADTRERYNRFGEAGVSGAAGFQDMGDAGGFADIFESIFSGFAGGMGGPAQQQRRRGGPVRGDDLRLDLKLEFREAVFGGEKEIRIAHQESCEVCGGTGAKPGTRPRTCSTCSGSGQVRRVTRTPFGSFTQVSTCPTCNGTGSVIEDKCESCDGKGMKQVTKKLKVTIPAGVDNGTRLRISQEGDSGQRGGPAGDLYVYLFVNDDEEFQRDGINILSELKISYLQAILGCRIDVNTVDGPVELTIPPGTQPNTVMKLENRGVPRLGNAVSRGDHLLTVLIDIPTKVTPEERELLEKLAKIKGDRTGKGGLEGFLGNLFKA, from the coding sequence ATGGCCCGCGACTATTATGAAATCCTAGGTGTCTCCCGTGATGCCGACAAAGAACAAATTAAACAAGCTTATCGCCGTCAAGCCCGGAAGTATCACCCAGATGTGAATAAAGAACCGGGGGCGGAAGAAAAGTTCAAAGAGATTAATCGTGCTTATGAGGTTTTATCAGAAGCGGACACGCGAGAGCGCTATAACCGATTTGGGGAAGCTGGAGTATCGGGTGCTGCTGGATTCCAGGACATGGGGGATGCTGGGGGATTTGCCGACATATTTGAAAGCATTTTTAGTGGTTTTGCTGGGGGAATGGGGGGACCTGCTCAACAGCAAAGGCGACGGGGTGGACCGGTTCGTGGTGATGATCTCCGATTAGACCTGAAGTTGGAATTTCGGGAAGCAGTGTTTGGTGGGGAAAAGGAAATTCGTATTGCCCATCAGGAGAGCTGTGAGGTGTGTGGTGGAACAGGGGCCAAACCAGGAACCCGTCCCCGCACCTGTAGTACATGTAGCGGATCTGGTCAGGTGCGCCGCGTGACTAGGACACCCTTTGGCAGTTTTACTCAAGTTTCTACTTGTCCTACTTGTAATGGAACAGGCTCAGTTATAGAAGATAAGTGTGAGTCCTGTGATGGTAAGGGAATGAAGCAGGTAACTAAGAAGCTGAAAGTGACAATTCCCGCAGGTGTGGATAACGGAACCCGTCTGCGCATTTCTCAAGAAGGAGATTCTGGTCAGCGGGGTGGTCCAGCAGGGGACTTATATGTTTATCTGTTTGTTAATGATGATGAGGAGTTTCAACGGGATGGAATTAACATTCTTTCGGAGTTGAAAATTAGCTATCTACAGGCAATTTTGGGTTGTCGAATAGATGTGAATACTGTGGATGGTCCGGTGGAGTTAACTATCCCCCCAGGGACTCAACCCAACACAGTGATGAAACTTGAAAATCGGGGAGTACCTCGGTTGGGTAATGCGGTAAGTCGAGGGGATCATCTGCTGACAGTGTTAATTGATATTCCTACCAAGGTCACTCCCGAGGAACGAGAACTACTGGAA
- the grpE gene encoding nucleotide exchange factor GrpE gives MIGRTNRGKAMTSEYPTGINSQESDSTVSDHQPADVNLSEQSTVSEENGVPTVEEVVNRDLITQLTQQNQSLKVQLEERSSQYMRIAADFDNYRRRISKEKEDTETQVKRNTIMELLPVVDNFERARAHLKPQDDGEMTIHKSYQGVYKQLVDSLKKMGVSPMRPEGQEFDPNLHEAVMREQTSEHPEGTVLEELVRGYFLGDRVLRHAMVKVAAAIEDTVTEEKDQSDQD, from the coding sequence GTGATTGGAAGAACCAATAGAGGTAAAGCAATGACAAGCGAGTACCCAACCGGGATCAATTCTCAAGAATCTGACAGCACCGTGAGTGACCATCAACCTGCGGATGTCAATTTGTCGGAACAATCCACTGTAAGCGAGGAAAATGGTGTCCCTACAGTGGAAGAAGTAGTAAATAGGGATCTAATTACTCAACTGACTCAACAAAATCAGTCTCTAAAGGTTCAACTTGAGGAACGTAGTTCTCAGTACATGCGAATTGCAGCAGATTTTGACAACTATCGCAGACGGATCTCCAAAGAAAAAGAAGACACAGAAACACAGGTGAAAAGAAATACAATTATGGAGTTGTTACCTGTGGTGGATAACTTTGAGCGAGCAAGGGCACACCTTAAACCACAAGATGATGGCGAGATGACAATACATAAGAGTTATCAAGGAGTTTATAAACAGTTGGTAGATTCCTTGAAAAAAATGGGAGTGTCACCCATGCGTCCTGAAGGTCAGGAATTTGACCCAAATCTCCATGAAGCAGTTATGCGAGAACAGACAAGCGAGCATCCAGAAGGAACTGTTTTAGAAGAGTTGGTTCGTGGCTATTTTTTAGGCGATCGCGTGCTACGTCATGCCATGGTGAAGGTAGCTGCTGCCATAGAAGATACAGTTACGGAAGAAAAAGACCAGTCAGATCAAGATTAG